One genomic window of Magnolia sinica isolate HGM2019 chromosome 3, MsV1, whole genome shotgun sequence includes the following:
- the LOC131240624 gene encoding receptor-like serine/threonine-protein kinase ALE2 isoform X2 → MRMPFQLLLLLPYLLDSISSSHARSIPMSPMLTPTEPPEMWKLVPSSGPSPAPAISSKHRGHAQSPRSTISKHHRRRHHAVPPTSFTPSPGQDCDQISCSDPLTSTPIGSPCGCVFPMQVELHLGVAPYAVFPQVPELEIEIAAGTYLKQSQVRIMGAGADSQDQGKTIVNIDLVPLGEKFDNTTALLTYERFWQKKVPINMTMFGDYEVIYVHYPGLPSSPPGSSGIGPSGISSTRGQERPFMANVLSKAQKTKARTVAIIVLSSFVLFLMCIGSFCILLRCKKLGRPSTAVGPAHTSSITKRSGIKSTLSSSVGSSTLSLSSTMATCILSVKTFSLAELEKATDKFSSKKILGEGGFGRVYHGEMEDGSEVAVKLLTREDQNGDREFIAEVEMLSRLHHRNLVKLIGICIEERTRCLVYEVVRNGSVESHLHGPDKRRGSLDWDARMKIALGAARGLAYLHEDSNPRVIHRDFKASNILLEDDFTPKVSDFGLAREASEGSQHISTRVMGTFGYVAPEYAMTGHLLVKSDVYSYGVVLLELLSGRKPVDMSQPQGQENLVTWARPLLTSREGLEQLVDPSLCADYNFDNMAKVAAIASMCVHPEVTQRPFMGEVVQALKLVYNDADETCKDCQSQKEELSSPDCDLKGDLGHGSSWWNGGTPRLTYGYASSFVTMDYSSGPLDEIIDRPASASTIVGGGGSLTRYNRSGPLRTMRSKLAFYRLRGSMSEHGFLSRRRAGFDGYWV, encoded by the exons ATGCGGATGCCGtttcagctgctgctgctgcttcctTATCTCCTTGACTCCATTTCATCTTCTCACG CAAGGTCAATTCCAATGAGTCCAATGCTTACTCCTACAGAACCACCTGAAATGTGGAAACTTGTGCCTTCTTCGGGACCGTCGCCTGCACCCGCTATTTCTTCTAAACATCGAG GTCATGCTCAGAGTCCGAGAAGTACCATATCAAAACATCACAGGAGGAGACACCATGCAGTCCCACCAACCTCATTTACCCCTTCACCTGGCCAAg ATTGCGATCAAATCAGTTGTTCGGATCCACTTACATCGACTCCGATTGGTTCACCTTGTGGTTGTGTATTCCCCATGCAAGTTGAACTTCACCTTGGGGTAGCTCCCTATGCTGTCTTTCCTCAAGTCCCAGAGCTAGAAATTGAGATTGCCGCAGGCACATATCTGAAACAAAGTCAAGTGAGGATAATGGGTGCTGGCGCTGATAGCCAAGATCaggggaaaacaatagtgaacaTTGACTTGGTGCCATTGGGCGAGAAGTTTGATAATACAACAGCATTGCTAACTTATGAGAGATTTTGGCAGAAGAAGGTGCCAATCAATATGACCATGTTTGGTGATTATGAAGTGATATATGTCCATTATCCTG GTCTTCCTTCCTCACCGCCGGGGTCTTCTGGGATTGGTCCCAGTGGAATTAGTTCCACAAGAGGTCAGGAACGCCCTTTCATGGCAAATGTGCTAAGCAAGGCTCAGAAAACGAAGGCTAGAACAGTAGCTATTATTGTCCTATCTTCTTTCGTTCTCTTCTTGATGTGCATTGGATCATTCTGTATCCTTTTAAGATGCAAGAAACTTGGGAGACCATCTACTGCTGTTGGTCCTGCACATACTTCATCGATTACTAAAAGATCTG GCATCAAGTCCACTTTATCGAGTAGTGTTGGTAGCTCGACATTATCCCTCAGTTCCACCATGGCTACTTGCATACTCTCAGTGAAGACGTTTTCGCTGGCAGAGCTTGAGAAGGCCACAGATAAGTTCAGTTCCAAgaagattttaggtgaaggtGGCTTTGGACGTGTCTATCATGGGGAAATGGAAGATGGAAGTGAAGTAGCTGTTAAGTTGCTCACGAGGGAGGATCAGAATGGAGATCGTGAGTTTATTGCAGAAGTTGAGATGCTTAGCCGTTTGCATCATCGTAACCTTGTCAAACTCATCGGTATATGCATTGAAGAACGCACGCGCTGCTTGGTTTATGAGGTTGTCCGAAATGGAAGTGTCGAGTCCCACTTGCATG GTCCTGACAAGAGAAGGGGGTCACTTGACTGGGATGCTCGGATGAAGATTGCCCTTGGTGCAGCAAGAGgacttgcatatcttcatgaggATTCCAACCCTCGTGTCATACACCGTGATTTTAAGGCCAGTAACATCCTATTGGAAGATGATTTTACCCCTAAGGTTTCAGATTTCGGTTTGGCAAGGGAAGCATCAGAAGGAAGCCAGCATATTTCCACTCGGGTGATGGGAACATTTGG GTATGTTGCTCCTGAATATGCAATGACAGGTCATCTACTTGTCAAGAGTGACGTTTACAGTTACGGGGTTGTATTGCTAGAGCTTTTATCAGGGAGGAAGCCTGTCGACATGTCTCAACCTCAGGGACAAGAGAACCTCGTGACGTGGGCGCGGCCACTTCTGACTAGCAGAGAAGGGCTTGAGCAGCTGGTGGACCCATCCTTGTGTGCAGACTACAACTTCGACAACATGGCAAAGGTGGCTGCCATTGCATCAATGTGTGTCCATCCAGAGGTGACTCAGAGACCTTTCATGGGCGAAGTCGTACAGGCGCTCAAGCTTGTATACAACGATGCCGATGAGACTTGCAAGGACTGCCAGAGTCAGAAAGAGGAATTGTCCAGTCCCGACTGTGACCTTAAGGGCGATCTTGGCCATGGCAGCAGTTGGTGGAATGGGGGGACCCCACGTTTGACTTATGGGTACGCCTCATCCTTTGTAACAATGGATTACAGCTCAGGCCCACTGGATGAAATAATAGACAGGCCGGCTTCAGCATCGACTATAGTTGGGGGTGGGGGATCATTAACAAGGTACAACAGATCTGGTCCCCTACGGACCATGCGCAGCAAGCTGGCCTTTTACCGATTGAGAGGGAGTATGAGCGAGCACGGGTTCCTTTCGAGGCGGCGCGCGGGCTTTGATGGCTACTGGGTTTGA
- the LOC131240624 gene encoding receptor-like serine/threonine-protein kinase ALE2 isoform X1: MRMPFQLLLLLPYLLDSISSSHGAASHSLQSYLLLKATLMQTSSRHPFLLSRNQARSIPMSPMLTPTEPPEMWKLVPSSGPSPAPAISSKHRGHAQSPRSTISKHHRRRHHAVPPTSFTPSPGQDCDQISCSDPLTSTPIGSPCGCVFPMQVELHLGVAPYAVFPQVPELEIEIAAGTYLKQSQVRIMGAGADSQDQGKTIVNIDLVPLGEKFDNTTALLTYERFWQKKVPINMTMFGDYEVIYVHYPGLPSSPPGSSGIGPSGISSTRGQERPFMANVLSKAQKTKARTVAIIVLSSFVLFLMCIGSFCILLRCKKLGRPSTAVGPAHTSSITKRSGIKSTLSSSVGSSTLSLSSTMATCILSVKTFSLAELEKATDKFSSKKILGEGGFGRVYHGEMEDGSEVAVKLLTREDQNGDREFIAEVEMLSRLHHRNLVKLIGICIEERTRCLVYEVVRNGSVESHLHGPDKRRGSLDWDARMKIALGAARGLAYLHEDSNPRVIHRDFKASNILLEDDFTPKVSDFGLAREASEGSQHISTRVMGTFGYVAPEYAMTGHLLVKSDVYSYGVVLLELLSGRKPVDMSQPQGQENLVTWARPLLTSREGLEQLVDPSLCADYNFDNMAKVAAIASMCVHPEVTQRPFMGEVVQALKLVYNDADETCKDCQSQKEELSSPDCDLKGDLGHGSSWWNGGTPRLTYGYASSFVTMDYSSGPLDEIIDRPASASTIVGGGGSLTRYNRSGPLRTMRSKLAFYRLRGSMSEHGFLSRRRAGFDGYWV, translated from the exons ATGCGGATGCCGtttcagctgctgctgctgcttcctTATCTCCTTGACTCCATTTCATCTTCTCACG GAGCTGCTTCTCATTCACTCCAGTCATATTTACTCTTGAAAGCAACACTGATGCAAACCTCAAGCAGACACCCTTTTTTACTATCCAGAAATCAAG CAAGGTCAATTCCAATGAGTCCAATGCTTACTCCTACAGAACCACCTGAAATGTGGAAACTTGTGCCTTCTTCGGGACCGTCGCCTGCACCCGCTATTTCTTCTAAACATCGAG GTCATGCTCAGAGTCCGAGAAGTACCATATCAAAACATCACAGGAGGAGACACCATGCAGTCCCACCAACCTCATTTACCCCTTCACCTGGCCAAg ATTGCGATCAAATCAGTTGTTCGGATCCACTTACATCGACTCCGATTGGTTCACCTTGTGGTTGTGTATTCCCCATGCAAGTTGAACTTCACCTTGGGGTAGCTCCCTATGCTGTCTTTCCTCAAGTCCCAGAGCTAGAAATTGAGATTGCCGCAGGCACATATCTGAAACAAAGTCAAGTGAGGATAATGGGTGCTGGCGCTGATAGCCAAGATCaggggaaaacaatagtgaacaTTGACTTGGTGCCATTGGGCGAGAAGTTTGATAATACAACAGCATTGCTAACTTATGAGAGATTTTGGCAGAAGAAGGTGCCAATCAATATGACCATGTTTGGTGATTATGAAGTGATATATGTCCATTATCCTG GTCTTCCTTCCTCACCGCCGGGGTCTTCTGGGATTGGTCCCAGTGGAATTAGTTCCACAAGAGGTCAGGAACGCCCTTTCATGGCAAATGTGCTAAGCAAGGCTCAGAAAACGAAGGCTAGAACAGTAGCTATTATTGTCCTATCTTCTTTCGTTCTCTTCTTGATGTGCATTGGATCATTCTGTATCCTTTTAAGATGCAAGAAACTTGGGAGACCATCTACTGCTGTTGGTCCTGCACATACTTCATCGATTACTAAAAGATCTG GCATCAAGTCCACTTTATCGAGTAGTGTTGGTAGCTCGACATTATCCCTCAGTTCCACCATGGCTACTTGCATACTCTCAGTGAAGACGTTTTCGCTGGCAGAGCTTGAGAAGGCCACAGATAAGTTCAGTTCCAAgaagattttaggtgaaggtGGCTTTGGACGTGTCTATCATGGGGAAATGGAAGATGGAAGTGAAGTAGCTGTTAAGTTGCTCACGAGGGAGGATCAGAATGGAGATCGTGAGTTTATTGCAGAAGTTGAGATGCTTAGCCGTTTGCATCATCGTAACCTTGTCAAACTCATCGGTATATGCATTGAAGAACGCACGCGCTGCTTGGTTTATGAGGTTGTCCGAAATGGAAGTGTCGAGTCCCACTTGCATG GTCCTGACAAGAGAAGGGGGTCACTTGACTGGGATGCTCGGATGAAGATTGCCCTTGGTGCAGCAAGAGgacttgcatatcttcatgaggATTCCAACCCTCGTGTCATACACCGTGATTTTAAGGCCAGTAACATCCTATTGGAAGATGATTTTACCCCTAAGGTTTCAGATTTCGGTTTGGCAAGGGAAGCATCAGAAGGAAGCCAGCATATTTCCACTCGGGTGATGGGAACATTTGG GTATGTTGCTCCTGAATATGCAATGACAGGTCATCTACTTGTCAAGAGTGACGTTTACAGTTACGGGGTTGTATTGCTAGAGCTTTTATCAGGGAGGAAGCCTGTCGACATGTCTCAACCTCAGGGACAAGAGAACCTCGTGACGTGGGCGCGGCCACTTCTGACTAGCAGAGAAGGGCTTGAGCAGCTGGTGGACCCATCCTTGTGTGCAGACTACAACTTCGACAACATGGCAAAGGTGGCTGCCATTGCATCAATGTGTGTCCATCCAGAGGTGACTCAGAGACCTTTCATGGGCGAAGTCGTACAGGCGCTCAAGCTTGTATACAACGATGCCGATGAGACTTGCAAGGACTGCCAGAGTCAGAAAGAGGAATTGTCCAGTCCCGACTGTGACCTTAAGGGCGATCTTGGCCATGGCAGCAGTTGGTGGAATGGGGGGACCCCACGTTTGACTTATGGGTACGCCTCATCCTTTGTAACAATGGATTACAGCTCAGGCCCACTGGATGAAATAATAGACAGGCCGGCTTCAGCATCGACTATAGTTGGGGGTGGGGGATCATTAACAAGGTACAACAGATCTGGTCCCCTACGGACCATGCGCAGCAAGCTGGCCTTTTACCGATTGAGAGGGAGTATGAGCGAGCACGGGTTCCTTTCGAGGCGGCGCGCGGGCTTTGATGGCTACTGGGTTTGA